The following DNA comes from Gloeocapsopsis sp. IPPAS B-1203.
AACATGGAGCCAGCGATTTGAATCAGCGCTACACCCTGCGATCGCTCGCTTCAATGCTAGTATCGGCTTTGATATTGAATTAATCGAATACGACATCACAGGTTCAATTGCCCACGCCAAAATGCTGGGGCACACAGGAATTATTTCACCTGATGAAGCCGCACAACTTGTCGCAGGTTTAGAACAAATTCGTCAAGAATACCGACAGGGAAATTTTACTCCAGGGATCGACGCTGAGGACGTTCATTTTGCGGTTGAACGACGCTTAACTGAAATTACTGGAGATGTCGGTAAAAAACTGCACACTGCGCGATCGCGTAACGATCAAGTGGGTACTGATATTCGGCTTTATTTACGCGATCAAATCGGGCAAATTCGTCAAGCTATTCGCGAATTTCAAGGCGTTCTCCTCGATTTAGCCGAAACTCACATTCAAACTCTCATTCCTGGCTACACGCATCTGCAACGCGCTCAACCTGTAAGTTTGGCACATCACCTTATGGCATACTTTCAAATGGCACAGCGCGACTGGGAACGCTTAAAAGATGTGAATCAGCGCGTCAATATCTCACCACTAGGAAGTGGTGCTTTAGCCGGAACGACCTTCCCGATTGACCGACATTATACGGCGGAACTCTTGCAATTTAACCAAATTTATGCTAACAGCATGGATGCAGTGAGCGATCGTGACTTTGCCATCGAATTTCTCGCCAGCGCTAGCATTATTATGGTTCACCTCAGCCGTCTTTCAGAAGAAGTGATTCTGTGGTCGTCGCAGGAATTTAGCTTTGTCAAACTCAAAGATAGTTGTGCGACAGGTTCTAGCATTATGCCCCAAAAGAAAAACCCCGATGTGCCAGAACTGGTACGGGGCAAAACTGGGAGAGTCTGCGGTCATCTCCAAGCACTACTTGTTTTAATGAAGGGCTTGCCTTTGGCTTATAACAAAGACTTACAAGATGACAAAGAAGCCATTTTTGATACAGTCAAAACTGTCAAAGCTTGCTTAGAGGCAATGACCATTTTGCTAAGAGAAGGCTTAGAATTTTCTACTCCGCGTCTAGCCGCAGCAGTCGCCGAAGATTTTTCTAATGCCACTGATGTTGCTGATTATTTAGCAGCACGAGGAGTTCCCTTCCGTGAAGCTTACAACCTTGTCGGCAAAGTTGTCAAAACTTGCATCGCTGCGGGGAAGCTCCTCAAAGATTTGAGCTTAGAGGAGTGGAAAGCTTTACATCCCGCCTTTGAGCAAGATATTTATCAAGCGATCGCTCCTCAGCAAGTTGTTGCAGCTCGCAACAGCTACGGGGGAACTGGTTTTGAACAAGTGAGTCAAGCAATTACTGCTGCTCGTCAGCTCATGATTGTGGAAGATAGCTCCGCAACCACAGCCATATCAAATCAGCACCGAACAGTATAAGTAGTATGCTGGCTCAAGCCTTAACAAGTGCTGTTGGCAATTTATGTATCAGCTGCTGCTGTTGTATCTTCTTCTTCTCGTTGCTGCTGCGGATTTTGTTGATATCTTCGCTGGAAACGCCCTGTAGTAGTTCTCTTACGAAACTTACGGGCGTACGCCTGATTCCGTAGCGCCTTTTCTTTTTTTGGATTACGGCGCTTAGCCATGTTCACCTCATTAAATAAACAACAATTTCTGCCTCTAGATCTATAAAGGCAATACTAGATACCGATAATAAACGGTATACTTCCAGCCTAGCGAATTTAACTTGACAATTGCACATTTATCTGTGTAGCACACAGTTTTCTATGAGCGTTTGGTCATCTCATTCCCAGATTATGCTGCCATAAACTGAGTGTTGAGGCTAGACAAAATGTCATCAACTAGGGCACAAGCAACTGTTGTGCCACTGTGTAGAGTTCATTATAAGCTAACTAGTATTACTAATGGGCAATTCAAAGCAGTAAACCTCTTGCTTTTATGCTTCGTACTGGCAGGCAAACTAGCACAGTATATTAGAACTTGGCGAATTTATTCGCTGCCAGATAAACAAAGTCTACCTGTGTAGAGATACTGATTACTTAGTACCAATCGAAAAACAGTGGCAACAAATCATAATGGACTGACTTCTTTTTCCCCAGTTTCTCAGTACCATGTGTAGCAACTATCAGACAAGCAGTATCAGCGCTTTTTTTGTAGCACATGCAGATTGTGACTTGAGTATTTCTCTTTTCCTAGATAGAGATTATGACTATGCTTTAAATGTTATTGATGGTATTACTTACGGCAGTTGATTACAAAAATTGTAAGCTTGAATAATATTTCTCGCGTCCCAGCTTTTCGTTCTATGAGCCGCTTATGGCAATTTGGTCAAACTGTCTTAGGCATTATCTTTCGGCATCCAATTCCTGGTACTAGCATCATTCCTATTTTGCCAGATGGTCAAATCGTTTTGATTCGCCGCCGTGATAATGGTAAATGGTCGCTACCTGGAGGAATGGTAGATTGGGGAGAAGATATTCCTACAGCTGTGCGTCGGGAGTTAGCAGAAGAAACAGGACTTGAACTCGTTAAAATTCGCCGTTTGGTGGGAGTGTATTCCGCACCCGATCGCGATCCCCGAGTGCATTCAATTTGCGTGCTTGTCGAAGCCGAAGTTAAGGGAGAAATGAAAATTCGCGATTCTCTAGAAGTCATTGATATTAAAGCTTTTTCTCCAACATCTCTACCGCCAGGCGAGCTTTCTCACGATCATACCCAGCAGTTACAAGACTATTTTGCAGGATTGACGACTGTGGCTTAGGGAGTGGTTAGTAGCTAGTTTTGAGTTTTGAGTTTTGTTAGCGTAGCGGTGCCTTAGCACGTTTTGAATTGTTCGCGAAGAAAGGTGCCGGAGGCATTATTATCAGTTTTGAGTTTTGAATTAAAAGAATTTTTTTACTCAACACTTAACACTCAACATTCGTAACTCTCTTCAACTCAACACTCAACACTCAACACTCAACACTCATAACTCTCTATCTCCCCTGCTCCCCCAGATCTTCTCCTCGACTTGCCCAGCAACAACACATTCCTTGAAAGATTAAGTGCGGAGCAGGGATGATCTTAGCGGTAATATTTGGGTGTTCTGATTGAAGACAATTGAGGAGTAAAGCGCAATCGCCTCCTGTCATCGCAACACAACTTTCAGGAAATTTTTGCCACCAAGCATCAACAAAGTCTTTTATCCCAGCTATCAACGTGTAAATTACCCCACTTTGAATTGATTCTGGCGTATTCAATGCCCAGCGAGATGGCAATGATTTTGTGGTATTTACTAAGGGTAATGCAGCAGTTCTCTCACCTAGCGAGCGCAGTTGTAAGCGAACACCAGGAATAATCGCGCCACCAACCAAAGTGCGATCGCCGTTTGCACCTGTCAAAGTAAGCGCAGTTCCAGCATCAATAACGAGCGCAGGAAAACCCCATATCGCTCCTGCACCCCACACAGCTAATGCTCGATCAATTCCCAATGTTGGATAAACTTCTTGCAGTGGAACCTGATCCAACGTAATTTCGCG
Coding sequences within:
- a CDS encoding pantothenate kinase, whose protein sequence is MSESHWLALMIGNSRLHWAWFVEEALQFAWDTEYLPVSVVQNLASCQNIADFSREILAPGTINMRSLPPIYLASVVPQATVIWRTYPNLREITLDQVPLQEVYPTLGIDRALAVWGAGAIWGFPALVIDAGTALTLTGANGDRTLVGGAIIPGVRLQLRSLGERTAALPLVNTTKSLPSRWALNTPESIQSGVIYTLIAGIKDFVDAWWQKFPESCVAMTGGDCALLLNCLQSEHPNITAKIIPAPHLIFQGMCCCWASRGEDLGEQGR
- the argH gene encoding argininosuccinate lyase, with translation MNQQKTWSQRFESALHPAIARFNASIGFDIELIEYDITGSIAHAKMLGHTGIISPDEAAQLVAGLEQIRQEYRQGNFTPGIDAEDVHFAVERRLTEITGDVGKKLHTARSRNDQVGTDIRLYLRDQIGQIRQAIREFQGVLLDLAETHIQTLIPGYTHLQRAQPVSLAHHLMAYFQMAQRDWERLKDVNQRVNISPLGSGALAGTTFPIDRHYTAELLQFNQIYANSMDAVSDRDFAIEFLASASIIMVHLSRLSEEVILWSSQEFSFVKLKDSCATGSSIMPQKKNPDVPELVRGKTGRVCGHLQALLVLMKGLPLAYNKDLQDDKEAIFDTVKTVKACLEAMTILLREGLEFSTPRLAAAVAEDFSNATDVADYLAARGVPFREAYNLVGKVVKTCIAAGKLLKDLSLEEWKALHPAFEQDIYQAIAPQQVVAARNSYGGTGFEQVSQAITAARQLMIVEDSSATTAISNQHRTV
- a CDS encoding NUDIX hydrolase, which gives rise to MSRLWQFGQTVLGIIFRHPIPGTSIIPILPDGQIVLIRRRDNGKWSLPGGMVDWGEDIPTAVRRELAEETGLELVKIRRLVGVYSAPDRDPRVHSICVLVEAEVKGEMKIRDSLEVIDIKAFSPTSLPPGELSHDHTQQLQDYFAGLTTVA